In a genomic window of Sulfurimonas denitrificans DSM 1251:
- a CDS encoding polymer-forming cytoskeletal protein: MNLTCNLYVDGEFEGTIHSSKEVNIGKNGHIKGDIFTTRLVVQGYIEGKINAQKVEIKAMGRVNGSIESAELVIEAKGIFEGKSSVKNVSELPKKPSFDSSKLSEVFEDENREEVKVS, from the coding sequence ATGAATCTAACATGTAACCTTTATGTAGATGGAGAATTTGAGGGAACAATACACTCTAGCAAAGAGGTTAATATTGGTAAAAATGGACATATAAAAGGTGATATTTTTACAACTAGATTGGTAGTACAAGGTTATATAGAAGGGAAAATTAATGCTCAAAAAGTTGAGATTAAAGCGATGGGCAGAGTAAATGGCTCTATTGAGTCCGCAGAACTAGTTATTGAAGCAAAAGGTATTTTTGAAGGTAAGAGTAGTGTAAAAAATGTATCTGAACTTCCAAAGAAACCATCATTTGATAGTAGCAAGTTATCAGAAGTTTTTGAAGATGAAAATAGAGAAGAGGTGAAAGTATCTTAG
- a CDS encoding M23 family metallopeptidase yields MNNHFTLTINDDNGVRQFKLHQIIKKSILYILLFGGAVTLIAVGTILYLNHAVDAIDKKRQTMQRAYMLQKEKTQQLDDSIKQANLSLEEKKIKLDEVSKTLSEIETLIGLAPQEEMTLEQRADITKLNSEHMATLMQFIPSGFPIENSGITSGFGYRVHPTLNTREFHGGVDLRANIDTPVHATADGIVEWSGFHQKSGYGNLIILQHNYGFRSYFGHLNKIVVESGKFVKKGDLIAYSGNTGMSSGPHLHYEIRFVQRAVDSLGFLEWNVKNYKEIFKKEKQIPWQSLINATAHIKVPKPTQAPQLSQLALQSQE; encoded by the coding sequence ATGAATAATCATTTCACACTGACAATAAACGATGATAACGGCGTTAGACAGTTCAAGCTGCATCAGATTATAAAAAAATCAATTTTATATATTCTCTTATTTGGTGGTGCTGTTACTCTTATAGCAGTTGGAACAATTTTATATTTAAACCATGCAGTTGATGCAATAGACAAAAAACGTCAAACTATGCAAAGAGCATACATGTTACAAAAAGAGAAAACCCAACAATTAGACGATAGTATAAAACAAGCAAACTTATCTCTTGAAGAAAAAAAAATAAAACTAGATGAAGTTTCTAAAACGCTCTCGGAGATAGAGACACTAATAGGCTTAGCTCCACAAGAAGAGATGACGTTAGAGCAAAGAGCAGATATAACAAAATTAAATTCCGAACATATGGCTACTCTTATGCAGTTTATTCCAAGTGGTTTCCCTATAGAAAACAGTGGCATTACAAGTGGTTTTGGCTATAGGGTACATCCAACACTAAACACTAGAGAGTTTCATGGAGGAGTTGACTTAAGAGCAAATATAGACACTCCTGTACATGCAACGGCTGATGGAATTGTTGAGTGGTCAGGCTTCCATCAGAAAAGCGGATATGGCAACCTAATAATTCTTCAACACAATTACGGCTTTAGATCCTATTTTGGACATCTCAATAAAATTGTTGTAGAGTCAGGCAAATTTGTAAAAAAGGGTGATTTGATTGCGTATAGTGGAAATACAGGTATGAGTAGCGGACCGCACCTTCATTATGAAATCAGATTTGTTCAAAGAGCAGTTGACTCTCTTGGATTTTTAGAGTGGAATGTTAAAAACTATAAAGAGATATTCAAAAAGGAGAAACAGATACCATGGCAATCTTTAATAAACGCGACAGCACACATCAAAGTACCCAAACCGACTCAAGCACCACAATTATCACAATTGGCTCTACAATCACAGGAGTGA
- a CDS encoding bifunctional folylpolyglutamate synthase/dihydrofolate synthase, which yields MNFLEYLNAKPLYYDEIDYTRMPRIYKKIKESLVTPKIIHVIGTNAKGTTGRFLANALHAKGLSVGHYSSPHILKFNERVWVDGANATDVELEEAHRELQKILTIEDAASLSYFEYTTLLSMIIFKECEYVVMEAGLGGEHDATAVFDKVLTLVTPIAYDHEALLGSSIEQIATTKLNAIQNSAIIATQTYPQVYSIAEQIASQKGLNIYMVNDFIKELDREKINHIANTLSLIPYLRDNLTLSIAALKFLKIEYETYDFKNPPLFGRVSKISKNITVDVGHNVLAAQGILKALHGDKYILVYNSYKDKNYKEILSILKPIILHVEIITIDEQRIESIETIKSTLKNLKIKYKTFKETKPEYKYLVFGSFSVVERFLREYHE from the coding sequence ATGAATTTTTTAGAGTATTTAAATGCTAAGCCGCTCTATTATGATGAGATTGACTATACTCGTATGCCACGTATTTACAAGAAGATAAAAGAGTCTTTAGTAACTCCAAAAATCATACATGTAATAGGAACAAATGCGAAAGGAACAACAGGGCGGTTTTTAGCAAATGCGCTACATGCAAAGGGTTTGAGTGTTGGGCACTACTCTTCACCGCATATTTTAAAATTTAATGAAAGAGTATGGGTTGATGGCGCAAATGCAACTGACGTGGAGCTAGAAGAGGCTCATAGAGAACTTCAAAAAATATTAACAATTGAAGATGCTGCTTCTCTTAGCTACTTTGAATATACAACGCTCCTCTCTATGATAATTTTTAAAGAGTGTGAGTATGTTGTTATGGAAGCAGGGCTTGGTGGAGAACACGATGCAACTGCTGTGTTTGATAAAGTTTTAACTCTAGTTACTCCAATAGCATACGACCATGAAGCCCTTTTAGGCTCAAGCATTGAGCAGATTGCGACTACTAAGCTTAATGCAATTCAAAACAGTGCCATAATAGCTACTCAAACCTATCCTCAAGTATATAGTATCGCAGAGCAGATTGCCTCTCAAAAAGGTTTAAATATCTATATGGTTAATGACTTTATAAAAGAGTTAGATAGAGAAAAAATCAATCATATAGCAAATACTCTATCACTTATCCCATATCTAAGAGATAATTTAACCTTAAGTATAGCAGCGTTAAAGTTTTTAAAAATAGAGTATGAAACTTATGATTTTAAAAATCCTCCTCTCTTTGGAAGAGTTAGTAAAATCAGTAAAAATATCACAGTTGATGTCGGACACAATGTTTTGGCGGCACAAGGCATACTCAAGGCGTTACATGGAGATAAATATATACTTGTTTATAACAGTTACAAAGATAAAAACTATAAAGAGATTCTATCAATCTTAAAACCAATAATCTTACATGTAGAGATAATAACTATAGATGAGCAGAGAATTGAATCGATAGAGACCATTAAAAGCACTTTAAAGAACTTAAAGATAAAATATAAGACATTTAAAGAGACAAAACCTGAGTATAAATATCTTGTTTTTGGCTCTTTTAGCGTTGTTGAGAGATTTTTAAGAGAGTATCATGAATAA
- a CDS encoding GGDEF domain-containing protein, with translation MNIQTIIKQSIKRLELEGKLLTPDFYAEAFCKEAAKAGYNVEDCTKLDKFKLMLNKDLQEELKKYHTKTISEFSHFLISKLNRTIPSHCSNLLESQIQFTKRVLQTIEVLHNKEASELSIKCFDLLSREPSPAEIDQYRQLWVNFLTTYDDTFLQNLKPLGDVDSKDLKKTIENLNIQNLPIGKSETFELSKVASLLVASLVPSIASDVNEKIADISQKIQKDPSLLESSTIENDIKSAIFLRIALDKQSVKEMIESIDGVLDKLSLRLIEMIESSDSSTVEIQKIKKELESYNESSSSSTNFAHAHKKLYTIAIALEENTQALTKDLKKHSSEVGILSKKIEHLEQELARAREESKEDFLTKLFNKRALEEFMNIKEAEFERYEKNFTVVFFDLDHFKAVNDTYGHDAGDAVLVAFSKILKKDARNVDIVGRYGGEEFVAILSETDTDGGIVFAQKIRNKVKNARFMYKSNRIELSVSAGVSERKIHASLQSTMKAADEALYKAKDNGRDRVESK, from the coding sequence ATGAATATCCAAACAATTATAAAACAGAGTATTAAAAGATTAGAGCTAGAGGGCAAACTCTTAACCCCAGATTTTTATGCGGAAGCTTTTTGTAAAGAAGCTGCTAAAGCGGGTTACAATGTTGAGGATTGTACTAAATTAGATAAATTTAAGCTGATGTTAAATAAGGATTTGCAAGAGGAGCTTAAAAAATATCACACAAAAACAATCTCCGAATTTAGCCATTTTTTAATATCAAAGCTAAATAGAACAATTCCCTCTCACTGCTCAAATTTACTAGAGTCGCAAATACAATTTACAAAAAGAGTTCTTCAAACCATTGAAGTTTTACATAACAAGGAAGCATCAGAACTCTCAATAAAATGTTTTGATTTGCTTAGCCGTGAGCCTTCTCCAGCTGAGATAGACCAGTATAGACAGTTATGGGTAAATTTTTTAACAACTTATGATGACACTTTTTTGCAAAATTTAAAACCACTTGGCGATGTAGATAGTAAAGATTTAAAAAAAACTATTGAGAATTTAAATATTCAAAACCTACCTATTGGTAAATCTGAGACGTTTGAACTATCAAAAGTCGCTTCACTTTTGGTGGCATCGCTAGTTCCATCAATTGCTTCAGATGTTAATGAGAAGATAGCTGATATTAGTCAAAAAATTCAAAAAGACCCATCTCTTTTAGAGAGCAGCACTATTGAAAATGATATAAAATCTGCAATATTTTTAAGAATTGCACTCGATAAGCAGAGTGTTAAAGAGATGATTGAGTCAATAGATGGAGTTTTAGACAAACTCTCTTTAAGATTAATAGAGATGATTGAGAGTTCTGATAGCTCGACTGTAGAGATACAAAAGATAAAAAAAGAGCTTGAGAGCTATAACGAGAGTAGCAGTAGCAGTACAAATTTTGCACATGCACATAAAAAACTCTATACGATAGCCATTGCACTAGAAGAGAACACACAAGCACTTACAAAAGATCTTAAAAAACATAGCAGTGAAGTTGGCATACTTAGTAAAAAGATAGAGCATTTAGAACAAGAGTTAGCACGCGCTAGGGAGGAGTCAAAAGAGGACTTTTTAACAAAGCTATTCAATAAACGAGCATTAGAGGAGTTTATGAATATCAAAGAGGCTGAGTTTGAAAGATATGAAAAAAACTTTACCGTTGTATTTTTTGATCTTGACCACTTTAAAGCTGTAAATGACACCTATGGACATGATGCAGGTGATGCAGTTCTTGTTGCCTTTTCAAAAATACTTAAAAAAGATGCAAGAAATGTAGATATTGTAGGAAGATATGGTGGTGAAGAGTTTGTAGCAATTCTTAGCGAAACAGATACTGATGGAGGAATAGTTTTCGCTCAAAAGATTAGAAACAAAGTAAAAAATGCTCGTTTTATGTATAAAAGTAATCGCATAGAGCTTAGTGTGAGTGCGGGTGTTAGCGAGAGGAAGATTCATGCTTCACTTCAAAGCACGATGAAAGCAGCTGATGAAGCTCTTTACAAGGCAAAAGATAACGGTAGAGATAGGGTTGAGAGTAAATGA
- the lptE gene encoding LPS assembly lipoprotein LptE, whose product MINLANVKTIFFAFILLLILSGCGYTPNAKFSRDVLGEKISTSVIISAQDPQNTVVMKDAVDKAIIEVFHSSLVSQDRSDSHLVIKMLTPVYTPIVYDENGFVTGYRMSVFLNITKHSKESSKSYNTKGFHDFSVAPNAIVTDQDRFKAINFAAQRAIKAFVAKVSAEGARAKK is encoded by the coding sequence TTGATAAATCTAGCAAATGTAAAAACTATTTTTTTTGCTTTTATACTTCTTCTTATCCTTAGTGGTTGCGGCTATACTCCAAATGCGAAATTTTCACGTGATGTTCTTGGAGAGAAGATAAGTACGAGTGTAATAATATCCGCACAAGACCCACAAAATACAGTTGTGATGAAAGATGCGGTGGATAAAGCAATTATTGAAGTGTTCCATTCATCTTTAGTTTCCCAAGATAGGTCAGACTCACATCTTGTAATAAAAATGCTAACGCCTGTATATACCCCCATAGTTTATGATGAGAATGGCTTTGTTACTGGATATAGAATGAGTGTTTTTCTAAATATCACAAAACACTCAAAAGAGTCTTCAAAAAGTTATAATACAAAAGGATTTCATGATTTTTCGGTAGCCCCAAATGCTATTGTTACAGATCAAGATAGATTTAAAGCTATTAATTTTGCTGCGCAAAGAGCTATTAAAGCATTTGTAGCAAAAGTCTCCGCAGAGGGAGCAAGGGCTAAAAAATAA
- the leuS gene encoding leucine--tRNA ligase — MIYNSKELEKKWQEYWAKNRSFEPSEDFTKETGCPRGKKYILSMFPFPSGRLHMGHVRNYTISDAFARYYRQEGFNVLHPIGFDSFGMPAENAAIKNGSHPKKWTYDNIDYMKGEFKSLGFSFSKDRELATSDELYTKFEQGFIIDMYEKGLLYRKKGFLNWCPSCHTVLANEQVIDGSCWRCDSSVVKKDMNQYYFKITQYGDELLADLSKLESGWPKQVLTMQENWIGKSNGLEFKLSFDEKSLEKLDNKFDTFSVFTTRPDTIYGVSYAALAPEHEIVSYMIENALVGSDTIEKIKEMKNASSIERQKEKSGIALNLHVVHPLTKKLIPIWVANFVLMDYGSGAVMAVPAHDERDFDFAKKYNLPIKAVIKPFDGESSIESAFTEVGELFDSEMFNGLNSKDAQLKIIEHFEEKKIGKKTTNYKLKDWGVSRQRYWGAPIPFVHCDSCGIVMEKKENLPIALPEDIEITGEGNPLEKHPTWKYCKCPKCDKDAIRETDTMDTFVESSWYFLRFCASPKNWLNEAFSKEQIKYWMGVDHYIGGIEHAILHLLYARFFTKVFRDLGYLEFDEPFNKLLTQGMVLKDGAKMSKSKGNTVDPDAIIEKYGADTARLFILFAAPPTQELEWNDNAVEGAFKFIKRFYERSVNAIKTNTIPKINHASLSKEEKFARKKVYEALVRSREVYGEKYTFNTMIAGVMEAMNALNLQTNSDVWSEAYWILTSIMEPVIPHVCSEISSVKFSLKNLSSQIVVQEVFVEDSLMLGVTVNGKRRCEIEVPTEATQDEILQIARESASKWLEGKTIIKEIVVPKKLVNLVIKD, encoded by the coding sequence TTGATTTACAATTCAAAAGAGTTAGAAAAAAAGTGGCAAGAGTATTGGGCAAAAAATAGAAGTTTTGAGCCAAGTGAAGATTTTACAAAAGAGACTGGGTGCCCTCGTGGTAAAAAGTATATCCTCAGTATGTTTCCTTTTCCAAGCGGAAGACTCCATATGGGGCATGTTAGAAACTACACAATCAGTGATGCATTTGCAAGATACTACCGTCAAGAGGGATTTAATGTTCTTCATCCAATAGGCTTTGACAGCTTTGGAATGCCAGCAGAAAACGCAGCTATAAAAAATGGTTCTCATCCAAAAAAGTGGACATACGACAATATAGACTATATGAAAGGCGAGTTTAAATCTCTTGGATTCTCTTTTTCAAAAGATAGAGAACTTGCAACAAGTGATGAACTATATACAAAGTTTGAGCAAGGTTTTATCATTGACATGTACGAAAAAGGGTTACTTTATCGTAAAAAAGGTTTTTTAAACTGGTGCCCAAGTTGTCATACAGTTTTAGCAAATGAACAGGTAATTGATGGCTCATGCTGGAGATGTGATAGCAGTGTAGTTAAAAAAGATATGAATCAATACTACTTTAAAATCACGCAATATGGTGATGAACTTTTAGCTGATTTGAGCAAGCTAGAGAGTGGCTGGCCAAAACAAGTTCTTACAATGCAGGAGAATTGGATAGGTAAATCAAACGGTTTGGAGTTTAAACTCTCTTTTGATGAAAAATCACTTGAAAAATTAGATAATAAATTTGATACCTTTAGTGTATTTACAACTCGTCCAGATACTATTTATGGTGTTAGCTATGCTGCTCTTGCCCCTGAGCATGAGATAGTAAGCTACATGATAGAAAACGCTCTCGTGGGTAGTGATACTATTGAGAAAATAAAAGAGATGAAAAATGCTTCATCTATAGAGAGACAAAAAGAGAAAAGCGGAATTGCTCTAAATTTACATGTAGTTCATCCTTTAACTAAAAAATTAATCCCTATTTGGGTTGCTAACTTTGTTTTGATGGATTATGGAAGCGGGGCAGTTATGGCAGTTCCTGCTCATGATGAGAGAGACTTTGATTTTGCAAAAAAATATAATCTTCCTATAAAAGCTGTTATAAAGCCTTTTGATGGAGAGTCTAGTATTGAGAGTGCATTTACAGAGGTTGGAGAACTTTTTGACTCTGAGATGTTTAATGGACTCAACTCAAAAGATGCACAATTAAAGATAATAGAGCATTTTGAAGAGAAAAAAATTGGCAAAAAAACTACTAACTATAAACTAAAAGATTGGGGAGTAAGCCGACAGAGATATTGGGGTGCGCCAATTCCTTTTGTTCATTGTGATTCATGCGGTATTGTAATGGAGAAAAAAGAGAACCTTCCAATAGCACTTCCTGAGGATATTGAGATTACAGGAGAGGGAAATCCTCTTGAAAAACATCCAACATGGAAATATTGCAAATGCCCTAAATGCGATAAAGATGCAATACGTGAAACAGATACGATGGATACATTTGTAGAGTCAAGTTGGTATTTTTTACGCTTTTGTGCGTCACCAAAAAACTGGTTAAATGAGGCTTTCTCAAAAGAGCAAATCAAGTACTGGATGGGTGTTGATCACTATATTGGTGGAATTGAACATGCAATTTTACATCTTTTGTATGCTAGATTTTTTACAAAAGTATTTCGTGATTTGGGATATTTAGAGTTTGATGAGCCATTTAACAAGCTTCTAACTCAAGGTATGGTTCTAAAAGATGGTGCGAAGATGAGCAAATCTAAAGGTAACACTGTTGACCCTGATGCCATTATTGAAAAATATGGTGCAGATACAGCAAGACTTTTTATACTCTTTGCAGCACCTCCAACACAAGAGCTTGAGTGGAATGATAACGCTGTTGAGGGCGCATTTAAGTTTATAAAAAGATTTTATGAGAGAAGTGTAAATGCCATTAAAACCAACACTATCCCTAAAATCAATCATGCTTCGCTAAGCAAAGAGGAGAAGTTTGCTAGAAAAAAAGTGTATGAAGCACTTGTCCGTTCTCGTGAAGTTTATGGAGAAAAATACACTTTCAACACTATGATAGCTGGTGTTATGGAGGCTATGAATGCGCTTAATCTGCAAACAAACAGTGATGTTTGGAGTGAAGCGTATTGGATTTTAACCTCTATTATGGAGCCTGTGATTCCTCATGTCTGCTCTGAGATTAGTTCTGTTAAATTCTCTCTTAAAAATTTAAGCTCACAAATTGTTGTGCAAGAGGTTTTTGTTGAAGACTCTTTAATGCTTGGCGTTACAGTCAATGGTAAGAGAAGATGTGAAATAGAAGTACCAACTGAGGCAACGCAAGATGAGATTTTACAAATAGCAAGGGAAAGTGCTTCAAAATGGCTTGAAGGGAAAACTATAATCAAAGAGATAGTTGTTCCCAAGAAGTTAGTAAATTTAGTTATTAAGGATTAG
- a CDS encoding DUF6394 family protein, with protein MDWGKVIYVFFSLMSLTSIAGFLYEHSSVALFVAGSLNLVSTFLKIGVRNLLSAELLASSLVADLHLIPAFIYLEVVGNLEWAIALAIGALIANVFSVGLVYIESSKNRDEY; from the coding sequence ATGGATTGGGGCAAAGTAATATATGTGTTTTTCTCATTAATGAGTTTAACATCGATAGCGGGTTTTTTATATGAACATAGCTCAGTAGCTCTCTTTGTTGCAGGTAGCTTGAATTTAGTCTCAACCTTTTTAAAAATAGGTGTTAGAAATCTTCTTTCAGCTGAACTTTTAGCTTCTTCTTTAGTTGCAGATTTACACCTTATACCAGCGTTTATATATCTTGAAGTAGTTGGAAATTTGGAGTGGGCGATAGCTTTGGCAATTGGAGCATTAATAGCAAATGTCTTCTCAGTTGGACTTGTTTATATCGAGAGCTCAAAAAATCGTGATGAGTATTAG